One genomic window of Tachypleus tridentatus isolate NWPU-2018 chromosome 12, ASM421037v1, whole genome shotgun sequence includes the following:
- the LOC143233500 gene encoding uncharacterized protein LOC143233500 isoform X2 has translation MDKNIIDSQITVEPVTATSRDSSTSYPSTTLTNLSTGSLSLKYSSTGPSPSSLTSTLGLSPSSSTTKPSSTSTLGPSPPSSPMEASSTSTLELSPPSSTFALGPSPPSSSSTLGPSPSFSISTPGPLPSSSTMEHSSTSTVEPSPPFSTITLGYSPSSSTIESSSTSILGPSPPSSTSTLGPSPPSSTSTLGSSPPSSTSTLGPSPSSSTSTQGPSPSSSTSTLGPSPPSSTSTLGPSPSSSTIESSSTSTLRLPSSSTMETYPTSTLGPSIPSSTVESSSTVPSGGSPTPTSSICPNDMEEKNTRCTSTSQVIIGFTGHKNGLFDQVSHMAICSSNLPAGFSISPSFEILNWTIPGLKTCPSEHIITELRYCKPSSAKEAGTVFQVICSRIGADMSLDSGCSQAVGNKELVQCPSSTAITGLTITTETNGQTIAAITPSEVKLTCCPIA, from the exons ATGGATAAAAACATTATAGACAGTCAGATTACAGTAGAACCTGTAACAGCGACCTCTCGTGACAGTTCTACTAGTTATCCCTCAACCACTTTAACGAATTTGTCTACTGGGAGTTTATCTTTGAAATATTCTTCAACGGGGCCATCACCATCTTCTTTAACTTCTACGCTGGGACTTTCACCATCCTCTTCAACTACGAAACCCTCTTCAACTTCTACACTGGGACCATCACCACCCTCTTCACCTATGGAAGCCTCTTCAACTTCTACACTGGAACTTTCACCACCCTCTTCAACTTTTGCACTGGGGCCATCACCACCCTCTTCAAGTTCTACACTGGGACCGTCACCATCATTTTCAATTTCTACACCGGGACCTTTACCATCCTCTTCAACTATGGAACACTCTTCAACTTCTACAGTGGAGCCATCACCACCTTTTTCAACTATTACGCTGGGATATTCACCATCCTCTTCAACTATAGAATCCTCTTCAACTTCTATACTTGGGCCATCACCACCCTCTTCAACTTCTACACTTGGGCCATCACCACCCTCTTCAACTTCTACACTTGGGTCATCACCACCCTCTTCAACTTCTACACTGGGACCTTCACCATCCTCTTCAACTTCTACACAGGGACCTTCACCATCCTCTTCAACTTCTACACTTGGGCCATCACCACCCTCTTCAACTTCTACACTGGGACCTTCACCATCCTCTTCAACTATAGAATCCTCTTCTACTTCTACACTGAGACTTCCATCCTCTTCAACAATGGAAACCTATCCAACTTCTACACTGGGGCCTTCAATCCCTTCGTCAACTGTGGAATCGTCTTCAACTGTCCCTTCAGGGGGATCACCAACTCCAACTTCAAGTATTTGCCCAAACGATATGGAGGAAAAAAATACCAGGTGTACCAGCACTTCCCAAGTGATTATTGGATTTACTGG CCACAAGAATGGATTGTTCGACCAAGTCTCGCACATGGCTATTTGTAGCAGCAACCTTCCAGCTGGTTTCTCTATTTCTCCTTCTTTTGAGATCCTTAACTGGACCATTCCAGGACTGAAGACATGTCCGTCTGAACATATCATCACAG AGCTGAGATACTGTAAGCCTAGTTCTGCTAAAGAGGCAGGAACCGTGTTTCAGGTGATATGTAGCAGAATTGGTGCTGACATGTCATTGGATTCTGGTTGCTCTCAAGCTGTTGGAAATAAAGAACTGGTACAGTGTCCATCATCCACGGCAATTACTGGTTTAACAATAACAACCGAAACGAACGGGCAGACGATCGCCGCTATCACACCGTCTGAAGTGAAGTTAACGTGCTGTCCAATCGCTTGA
- the LOC143233500 gene encoding uncharacterized protein LOC143233500 isoform X1 has product MMSKLIFCTYALLWNLSLALSGTKFQLQLKNYKVIDASAILQEVQVKSSVECSSVCRFTDHCVSFGIPKLKMEQRLCQLVGEEVVNLENTERIVNHPDFLMYQMDKNIIDSQITVEPVTATSRDSSTSYPSTTLTNLSTGSLSLKYSSTGPSPSSLTSTLGLSPSSSTTKPSSTSTLGPSPPSSPMEASSTSTLELSPPSSTFALGPSPPSSSSTLGPSPSFSISTPGPLPSSSTMEHSSTSTVEPSPPFSTITLGYSPSSSTIESSSTSILGPSPPSSTSTLGPSPPSSTSTLGSSPPSSTSTLGPSPSSSTSTQGPSPSSSTSTLGPSPPSSTSTLGPSPSSSTIESSSTSTLRLPSSSTMETYPTSTLGPSIPSSTVESSSTVPSGGSPTPTSSICPNDMEEKNTRCTSTSQVIIGFTGHKNGLFDQVSHMAICSSNLPAGFSISPSFEILNWTIPGLKTCPSEHIITELRYCKPSSAKEAGTVFQVICSRIGADMSLDSGCSQAVGNKELVQCPSSTAITGLTITTETNGQTIAAITPSEVKLTCCPIA; this is encoded by the exons ATGATGAGTAAGCTTATCTTTTGTACGTACGCCCTCCTTTGGAACTTAAGTCTCGCATTATCAGGTACGAAGTTTCAACTACAGCTGAAGAACTACAAGGTTATCGATGCCAGCGCCATCTTGCAGGAGGTTCAAGTGAAGTCCTCGGTCGAATGTTCCTCGGTGTGTAGATTTACTGACCATTGCGTTTCGTTTGGAATTCCTAAACTAAAGATGGAACAGAGGCTATGTCAGCTTGTTGGTGAAGAAGTGGTTAACCTTGAAAATACAGAAAGGATAGTAAATCATCCTGACTTTCTTATGTACCag ATGGATAAAAACATTATAGACAGTCAGATTACAGTAGAACCTGTAACAGCGACCTCTCGTGACAGTTCTACTAGTTATCCCTCAACCACTTTAACGAATTTGTCTACTGGGAGTTTATCTTTGAAATATTCTTCAACGGGGCCATCACCATCTTCTTTAACTTCTACGCTGGGACTTTCACCATCCTCTTCAACTACGAAACCCTCTTCAACTTCTACACTGGGACCATCACCACCCTCTTCACCTATGGAAGCCTCTTCAACTTCTACACTGGAACTTTCACCACCCTCTTCAACTTTTGCACTGGGGCCATCACCACCCTCTTCAAGTTCTACACTGGGACCGTCACCATCATTTTCAATTTCTACACCGGGACCTTTACCATCCTCTTCAACTATGGAACACTCTTCAACTTCTACAGTGGAGCCATCACCACCTTTTTCAACTATTACGCTGGGATATTCACCATCCTCTTCAACTATAGAATCCTCTTCAACTTCTATACTTGGGCCATCACCACCCTCTTCAACTTCTACACTTGGGCCATCACCACCCTCTTCAACTTCTACACTTGGGTCATCACCACCCTCTTCAACTTCTACACTGGGACCTTCACCATCCTCTTCAACTTCTACACAGGGACCTTCACCATCCTCTTCAACTTCTACACTTGGGCCATCACCACCCTCTTCAACTTCTACACTGGGACCTTCACCATCCTCTTCAACTATAGAATCCTCTTCTACTTCTACACTGAGACTTCCATCCTCTTCAACAATGGAAACCTATCCAACTTCTACACTGGGGCCTTCAATCCCTTCGTCAACTGTGGAATCGTCTTCAACTGTCCCTTCAGGGGGATCACCAACTCCAACTTCAAGTATTTGCCCAAACGATATGGAGGAAAAAAATACCAGGTGTACCAGCACTTCCCAAGTGATTATTGGATTTACTGG CCACAAGAATGGATTGTTCGACCAAGTCTCGCACATGGCTATTTGTAGCAGCAACCTTCCAGCTGGTTTCTCTATTTCTCCTTCTTTTGAGATCCTTAACTGGACCATTCCAGGACTGAAGACATGTCCGTCTGAACATATCATCACAG AGCTGAGATACTGTAAGCCTAGTTCTGCTAAAGAGGCAGGAACCGTGTTTCAGGTGATATGTAGCAGAATTGGTGCTGACATGTCATTGGATTCTGGTTGCTCTCAAGCTGTTGGAAATAAAGAACTGGTACAGTGTCCATCATCCACGGCAATTACTGGTTTAACAATAACAACCGAAACGAACGGGCAGACGATCGCCGCTATCACACCGTCTGAAGTGAAGTTAACGTGCTGTCCAATCGCTTGA